TTCGCGCAGCGGCCAGGTGGATTTGCGTAGGAAGAGCAGCTCACGCTTGAGGCTGTAGATGGCGCGCAGCGTGTCTCTGGTGGGCTGCTCGATCAACTCGTCTTCCACGGCATCAATGCGCTCGCCGAGCTTGTCGAGCGCGAGGAAGTAGTTGTCGACCACGGCGTCGAGCAGGCGATAGAGCAGGTAATCCGTGCCGCAGCGCCGCACCTGGCTGCCGGCGGTGCGAATGCGCTCCCGCAGCGGGTCGAAGACGTCTTCGAAGTTCTCCTCGAAGGAAAGGAGATAGTTTGAAGTCATCCAAATGCTCACCTGCTGGCTGGTGATGCCGCCGGCAGGCTCATCGTACTTCAGCAGTTTGAGCGCGACGAAGATGTGGTCGCCGTGTTCTTCGAGCTTGGGGCGTTGCGCGGTGTTGGCGATGTCTTCCAGGGCGAGCGGATGAATTTTGAAATGACCGCCCAGCTTTTCCAGCAGGCGAACCTCGTGCAGGCCGGTGAGGTTGATCCAACTCGTGGGGGGATTGGTGCGGCAGGGATAAACCTCCTCGAGACGCTCGACTCGCCGCTCCTGATAGCGTTCATTGTTGTAGACAAACAGCGTGACCACCGGCTGGTCGACTTTTTTCTCGCCGACATACACCAACGTGCCGGGCGAGGCGCCGGCTTTTTTTTGCGTTCTCCTGCTGCGCCGCGACATGATGGTTCTCCCTCCTCACTGCCGTAATCATTCAACTCTGCTGCATGCGCTCCCGCCAGCCGCGGCGTTTCCAATTGCTGGCCGCGGGCGAGGCGCTGTTTCCCGGCGCGGGAACGGCAACGGCCGCGCTCGTTTCTTGTTTCAGCACCGCGGCCAGCGCAGCCACCGTCGCCAAGTCGCGCTCCGCGGGGTGACCGTCGCGGTGCACGGCCAGCAGGGCCGGGGTGAATTCATTTTGCACGAAGTGGGTGTCGAATTCGCCGGCGCGAAACTTGGGGTGTTGCATCACCCACAGGCAAAAGGGAATCGTGGTTTTGACGCCGCCGATTTCATACTCCGCCAGCGCCCGGCGCATGCGATTGATGGCCTCTGCGCGCGTGGCGCCCCAGGCAACGAGCTTGGAGATCAGCGGATCATAATAGACCGAAATCTCACCGCCTTCATACACGCCGCTGTCCTCGCGGAGGCCGAAGCCGTCCGGCTTGTGCAAATGGCGCAAACGGCCGATGGCGGGAATGAAGTTGTTCTCCGGATCTTCGGCATAAATGCGGCATTCGATCGCATGGCCGTTGCGTTGCACTTCCGCCTGCGTGAGCGGCAGCTTCTGGCCGGCCGCGATTTCGATCTGCATTTTCACCAAATCCAGGCCGGTCACCATTTCGGTGACGGGATGCTCGACTTGCAAGCGGGTGTTCATCTCCAAAAAGTAGTAGCGCCGGTGCTTGTCCACGATGAACTCGATGGTGCCGGCATTAACGTAGCCGCAGCTCCGCGCTGCCGCCACCGCGGCCTCGCCCATCGCGCGCCGCATGCCGGGATCGAGCAGGGCGGAGGGCGATTCTTCGATCACCTTTTGATGCCGGCGCTGAATCGAGCATTCGCGCTCTCCCAGGTGAATGGCATTGCCATGGCGATCGGCGATGATTTGAAATTCAATGTGGCGCGGCTGCTCGACATACTTTTCCAGAAACACCCGGCCGTCGGCGAAAGCCGATTGCGCTTCGGAAGCCGCGGTGCGCAACATCTCCGGCAAATCTTCGGGCCGGTGCACCAGCCGCATGCCCTTGCCGCCGCCGCCGGCCGCGGCTTTGAGCAGCACCGGATAGCCGATTTCCGCGGCAGTCTGGCGGGCTGAGGCGAGACTTGCCACCGGCTCGAGCGTGCCGGGCACGACCGGCACGCCGGCCGCCATCATCAATTTGCGGGCGGCGACCTTGTCGCCCATCTGGCGCATGGCCTCGCCCGACGGGCCGATGAAAACCAGACCCGCGGCGGTCACGGCCTCGGCGAAAGCAGCGTTTTCCGAGAGAAAACCATAGCCCGGGTGAATCGCTTCTGCGCCGCTGGCGTGGGCCGCGGCAATGATTTTTTCCGGAACCAGGTAGGATTCGCGCGCCGGCGGCGGGCCCAGCAGCCGCGCCTCGTCCGCCAGCCGCACGTGCAACGCCAGGCGGTCCGCTTCCGAGAACACGGCGACGGTGCGTATGCCCATCTCGCGGCAGGTGCGGATGATGCGCACCGCAATCTCCCCGCGATTGGCAATCAGGATTTTCGTGAACATGGGATCGATGCGGTTTTCCAGGCTGCAGCAGGTCAGGGATCGAATGCCCGCCGGGCACGACCAGCCGGTCTCAGCCGACTGGTGTGCGTTGCCGGTGAGTGGAATCGCGGCTGCTCAGTCCGCCGCAAAGCTGGCAATCGCCTCGGCTTCATCGTCGAAGCTCTCGATCACATTGTCGAGCTTGGCGATCTTGATGAGGGTGAGCACGCGCGGCTGGAGGTTGACGATTTTCAAAACGCCTTTTGCCGGCCGCAGTTGCCGGATGCCGAACAAGATGGCGCCCAGTCCCGAGCTGTCGGCATATTCGACGTTGGCGAGATCGAGCAACACGTGCTTCTCGCCGGCGTTGGTGAGTTCGATAAACTTGGTTTTGAGATCAGGCGCGACGCTGAAATCGAGCCGCTGGTCTTCCAATCTCAGGATGACGACGTCTTGTTGTTTCTCGGACTGCAATTGCATATGCGCTTCTCGTCTTCGCCCCACGAAAGGGTGGTTGGTCTTCTGCCGCCGGCGCCGGGCAAGCCGCACGCCGGATTACAGGGGAATGTTGCCGTGTTTCTTCTTGGGATTGCTGTCAACCTTGTTGGCCAGCATGTGCAGCGCCGCGATGAGCTTGGGCCGCGTTTGCGCCGGCTCGATGATGTCATCGAGGTAGCCGCGCTCCGCTGCGATGTAGGGGCTGGCAAATTTCTCGCGATACTCTTCGACCTTGGCGGCGGTGGCGGCTTGAGGATCGGCGGCCTGCTCGATCTCCCGTTTGAAAATGATTTCCACCGCGCCTTGCGGCCCCATCACTGCGATTTCGGCGGAGGGCCAGGCGTAGTTGATGTCGCCGCGAATGTGTTTCGAGCTCATGACGTCATACGCGCCGCCATAGGCCTTGCGCGTGATCACGGTGATCTTCGGCACCGTGGCTTCGGAGTAGGCGTAGAGCAGTTTCGCGCCGTGCTTGATGATGCCGCGCCATTCCTGATCCGTGCCCGGCAGAAAGCCCGGCACGTCCACCAGCGTGATCAGCGGAATGTTGAACGCATCGCAGAAGCGCACAAAGCGCGCCGCTTTGATGGAGGAATCGATATCGAGCACGCCGGCGAGCACCGCGGGCTGGTTGGCCACAAAGCCCACCGGTTTGCCTCCGAGGCGCGCAAACCCGACCACGATGTTTTGCGCGTAGCGTTCGTGCACTTCCATGAAATCACCGTCGTCCACCACTTTCAAGATGATCGCTTTGATGTCGTACGGCTTGTTGGGGTTTTCGGGCACGAGAGAATTGAGCGTCTCGTCCTGGCGCTGCTCGCTGTCGTGGCAGGGCCGCAGCGGCGGATCTTCGCAATTGTTCAGCGGCAAAAAACCGAACAGCCGGCGGATGCTCTGCATGCAGCTCACTTCATCGGGCGCGAGAAAATGGGCCACGCCGCTTTTGGAGGCATGGGTTTCCGCGCCGCCCAGCTCTTCGAAGGTGACGTCTTCGTGGGTCACGGTCTTGACCACGTTGGGGCCGGTGACGAACATGTAGCTGATGTTGGGCACCATGAAAATGAAATCGCTGATGGCCGGCGAATAAACCGCGCCGCCGGCACACGGCCCCAGAATCGCGGAGATTTGCGGCACCACGCCGCTGGCGAGGGTGTTGCGCAGGAAGATGTCGGCATAGGCGCCCAAGCTCACCACGCCTTCCTGAATGCGCGCGCCGCCGGAGTCGTTCAGCCCGATGATCGGCGCGCCGTTCTTCATGGCCATGTCCATGATCTTGCAAATCTTCGCGCCATAAGCTTCGGAGAGCGAGCCGCCCAGCACGGTGAAATCTTGTGAGAAGAGATAAACCAACCTGCCCTCGATGCGGCCATAACCGGTGACCACACCATCACCCAGGAACTTCTGTTTATCCAAGCCGAAATCGCGCGAGCGATGTTGCACCAGCATGCCAAGCTCGTGAAAGCTGCCTTCATCGAGCAGCAACTCCAGGCGTTCGCGGGCCGTGAGTTTGCCCTTGTCGTGCTGTTGTTGCACGCGCTTTTCACCGCCGCCGGCGAGCGCCTTCTGTTTCAACTCGCGCAGGTGTTTGATTTTCTCAGGAGAGGCCATGATGCGTTTGGTTGGATCCGCGGTTGCTGCGCCGGTGAGGCCGTCGGCTTGGTTGATGGTGCTCGTAATTTTAGGGCACTATATAGCCAGAAAGCCCTAAAAATGCAAATTCTTTTTGGATCGGGTCGGCAAGCGCGATCGTCGGCGCTGCGACGCACTGCATCATATTCGCCATGGCCGCACCGGCGCAGTGAAGTGCGCCTCCCGAATCGGCTCGCGATCGGGGCTGCCACCTTGATTTCTGCGGTTTTTTTGCTTGCGGCTGAATATTCCCCTTGCTATAATTGAGCCAATTTTTTCAATTCTGCAATTTGGCAAAGCCCTGCTCTTTGCCCATTCTTGAACCCTGCCGTTTCAAAACTGCAGTACCTTGCTTCGGCTGTATCCATCTTCCATTTGCCGTCGCGGAAAAACTCTATCATGCCCGCGCGGCTCGTTGTCCGTTAAACACTAACTTCCACGGGAGGAAAGGTATGGAACAACGACGAGTGCTCTCGACGTTGGTGCGGTTCCTGTTCGCGGGAATGGTCCTGCTCGTGCCGGCCCTGGTGCTGGCGCAGTCAGCCACCTTGCGGGGAACAGTGACCGACGCGGAGAGCAAAGAAAAGCTGCCGGGTGCCAGCGTCGTGGTGACGGCACCGGGGCTGTCGCCCACGGGCGCGGCTGCCGATGCTTCCGGCAACTTTGAGGTGCCGAATCTGCCAGCCGGCACCTACACGGTCTCTGTTTCGTTCATCGGTTATGAGAGAAGAGTGATTGCGAATGTGACTTTGGCAGCCGGCGAAACCAGAACGCTCAACCTCGAAGTTGTGCCTTCCGGCATCTCGTTGAACCCCGTCATCATCTCGGCCTCACGACGCCAGGAAAAAGTGCTGGAGGCACCGGCCGCGGTTTCCGTTCTGGAAGCCACGCAGATTCGTGGCCGCGCGGCCACCAGCCCGACCGATTACATGAGAGGCCTGCCGGCGGTCGATGTTTCCAGCAACGGCATTGCGCAAAGCAACGTGGTCGTGCGCGGATTCAACAACATCTTCTCCGGCTCGCTGCTGTCACTGGTGGATAACCGCTATGCCAATGTTCCTTCGCTTCGCCTCAATGCCTACAATTTCATTCCGACTTCGACTGAGGACATTTCCCGCATTGAAATCGTCTCCGGGCCAGGCTCGGCATTGTACGGCCCCAACAGCGCCAGCGGTGTGATGCACATCATCACCCGCTCGCCGTTCGAGTCCAAGGGCACGACGGTCAGCATCGGCGGCGGCGGCCGGGATTTCTTCAACATTTCACAGCGCGAACCCCAGGGCGGCCGCAACATCTATATGACTTCGATGCGCCACGCCGGCGTGGTGGGCACCAAGCTGGGCTACAAGCTCTCCGCGCAATACTATCAAGGCCAGGATTGGGTCAACTACGACCCGGCCGAACCGGCCACCATCACGCCCTATCGCCAGACCACCACCGGCAACAAGCCGGTCAGCGGCCCCATCGAGAACAAGCGTGATTTTGACGTGGAGAAGATCGCCGCCGAGGCCCGGTTGGACTATCGCCTCAGCGATGAGGCCACCGTCATTCTCAGCGGCGGCTACAACCGCGCCAGCAACCTGGAGTACACCGGCATCGGCGCCGGTATTGCCAAAGGCTGGACCTACTCCTATGCGCAAGCGCGCTTCCTCTACAAGAATTTCTTCGTCCAGGGCTTCATGAACCAAAGCGATGCCGGCGACACCTACTTGCTGCGTGACGGCGCCCTGATCGTGGATAATTCGAAACTCTACGCCGGCCAGATTCAGCACAGCACCATGCTGGGACGGCGCCAGCGTTTCACCTACGGCGCGGATGGCATTCTCACGCGGCCCGACACCGACAACACCATCAATGGCCGCAATGAGAGCGACGACAACATCAATGAGTTTGGCGCCTACCTGCAATCGGAAACCCAACTGACCAACCAGCTCGACCTGTTGCTGGCAGCGCGCGTCGATGATCACAACCGCATCAAAGACCCGGTGTTCTCCCCGCGCGCGGCGCTGGTGTTCAAGCCGGATCCCTCGCACAATTTCCGCGCCACCTACAACCGCGCCTTCAGCACGCCGTCGAGCTTGAATCTGTTCCTCGACATTTCCGCGGGCCAGGATATTTTCCGTTTCCGCCAGGTCGGTTTGCAATCTGCCTTTCCGTTCGACATCACCACCGGCGCGCGCACCCAAGGCGTGCCGGAAACCGGCTTCAACTTCAGCCGCAGCGCCAACGGCTTGCCGCGTTATCGCTCGCCTTTTGCGCCACTGGCAGGCTTGAGCCGCAACGACTACATCGATCTCAACAACCCCGCCTTCACCAACGTGATGTGGGGCGTGGGACGAGGCGCCGTGCTCGCCCAACTCGTGCCGCAGTTCCGCGGCTTGTTGGCTTCGCAAGGCCTCCCCGCTCCGGCGATTGATGCCATTACCCAGCAATTTCTCGGCATCGTGCCGCAGCAGGTGACGGGCGTCAACAACGTCATGCGTGTGATCGACCCGACCACCGGCCAATCGCGCGTGGTGCAGAACGTGATCGATGTTGGTCAGATCAAAGAGACCACCACCGAAACCTACGAATTGGGCTACAAAGGCATCATCAATGAGAAACTGGTGGTGGGCGTGGATGTGTACCATTCCCGCATCAAGAACTTTGTCGGCCCGCTGAACAACGAAACGCCGAATGTGTTTCTCGATCCCGCGACTTTGGGCGCGAACTTGGGACAGCAGTTCGGCGCGGCGCTCGCCAATCCCGCCAATGCGCAATTGGCGGCGGTGCTAGCGGCGCTCGATAATCCGGCGCTGGGATTGGGCGGCAACGGCAACGGCACGCCGGTGGATGAGCTGGCCACCATCTTCACCAGCGGCGCGGCGCAGATTCCCTACGGCACCGCGACCCCGCAAGAGGCCAATGATCCGACCGCGATTCTGCTCACCTATCGCAATTTCGGTGAAGTCACCCTTAACGGCATGGATGTGAATTTGACCTATTATGCCTCGCCGAAGTGGGTGTTCTCCGGCAATTATTCTTTTGTCACCAAGAATGGCTTCAACCTGTTCAAGAAGCCCAATCGCGTCATCTTCCGCAATCTCGACGGCGTGGCGGACATCGCGCTCAACGCGCCGGGCAACAAGGCGGCGCTTTCCGTGCACTATCGTTCCGCGCAGCGCGGCTATGATGCGGAAGTGCGCGGCCGTTACGTCGAAGGCTTCCCGATGGATTCCGGCGTGTTCGTGGGTGAAGTGCAAACCTACACCGTGGTGGATTTCAACTTCGGGTATGATCTGCCCTTTGCGCGCGGCACGCGCTTTTCCGTCAACGTGCAGAACCTGCTCGACAAGGAGCATCGTGAATTCATCGGCGCTCCCGCCCTCGGCCGCTTGATCTTGAGCCGCTTGACCTACAGCTTCTAAAGCTGCCGGCGCCGCCGGTTTTCCTGTTGTTTTGAAAACCGCAGGGCCTGGAAATGACAAGCCCTGTGCGCGCAGGTGAAGCGCACAGGGCTTTTTGTTTTGCAGGGGAATGGTCTGCCGGCGCGCCGGCGGTTTTGCGCGCGCTACTCCAGCAGCCGGCCGTAACTTTCCGGCCGCCGATCGCGGAAGAACTGCCAAACGTTGCGCACTTCCCGGATTTGATCGAGATCGAGATCCGCGACGATGACTTCATCCTGATCGCGGCTGCCCTGCGCGATGATGCGGCCGCGCGGATCACAGAAATAACTCGAGCCATAGAACTCGCCGATGTCCCACGGCTTCTCGTGCCCAACGCGATTGATGGCGCCGACGAAATATTGATTGGCGACCGCATGCGCGGGCTGCTCCAGCTTCCACAAATACTCCGACAGGCCCGCCACGGTCGCCGAGGGATTGAACACAATCTCCGCGCCGTTCAAGCCCAGCGCGCGCGCGCCCTCCGGAAAATGGCGGTCATAGCAGATGTACACGCCGATCTTGCCGACGCTGGTGGTGAACACCGGATAGCCGAGATTACCGGGCTTGAAATAGAATTTCTCCCAGAAGCCGGGGTGGCAATGGGGAATGTGATTCTTGCGGTATTTGCCGAGATAGGCGCCGGTTTCATCGAGCACGGCGGCGGTGTTGTAGAACACGCCGGGCATGTCTTCTTCGTAGATCGGCACCACCAGGATCAGCTTGTGTTTGGCGGCCAGCTCGCGCATCAGCGTGATGGTCGGGCCGCCGGGAATCGGTTCGGCCATTTGGTACCAGCGCGTTTGCTCTTCCGCGCAGAAGTAGGGGCCGTAGAAGATTTCCTGCAGGCACAACACCTGCACACCCTTGCCGGCGGCCTGCGCGATCAAGGCCACGTGTTTGTCGATCATGGCCTTCTTCAGCTTGTCCAGCGGCGCCTCCGCCGCCAGCGGCAGGGAGGCTTGAATCAA
The window above is part of the bacterium genome. Proteins encoded here:
- a CDS encoding STAS domain-containing protein; translated protein: MQLQSEKQQDVVILRLEDQRLDFSVAPDLKTKFIELTNAGEKHVLLDLANVEYADSSGLGAILFGIRQLRPAKGVLKIVNLQPRVLTLIKIAKLDNVIESFDDEAEAIASFAAD
- the accC gene encoding acetyl-CoA carboxylase biotin carboxylase subunit: MFTKILIANRGEIAVRIIRTCREMGIRTVAVFSEADRLALHVRLADEARLLGPPPARESYLVPEKIIAAAHASGAEAIHPGYGFLSENAAFAEAVTAAGLVFIGPSGEAMRQMGDKVAARKLMMAAGVPVVPGTLEPVASLASARQTAAEIGYPVLLKAAAGGGGKGMRLVHRPEDLPEMLRTAASEAQSAFADGRVFLEKYVEQPRHIEFQIIADRHGNAIHLGERECSIQRRHQKVIEESPSALLDPGMRRAMGEAAVAAARSCGYVNAGTIEFIVDKHRRYYFLEMNTRLQVEHPVTEMVTGLDLVKMQIEIAAGQKLPLTQAEVQRNGHAIECRIYAEDPENNFIPAIGRLRHLHKPDGFGLREDSGVYEGGEISVYYDPLISKLVAWGATRAEAINRMRRALAEYEIGGVKTTIPFCLWVMQHPKFRAGEFDTHFVQNEFTPALLAVHRDGHPAERDLATVAALAAVLKQETSAAVAVPAPGNSASPAASNWKRRGWRERMQQS
- a CDS encoding acyl-CoA carboxylase subunit beta — protein: MASPEKIKHLRELKQKALAGGGEKRVQQQHDKGKLTARERLELLLDEGSFHELGMLVQHRSRDFGLDKQKFLGDGVVTGYGRIEGRLVYLFSQDFTVLGGSLSEAYGAKICKIMDMAMKNGAPIIGLNDSGGARIQEGVVSLGAYADIFLRNTLASGVVPQISAILGPCAGGAVYSPAISDFIFMVPNISYMFVTGPNVVKTVTHEDVTFEELGGAETHASKSGVAHFLAPDEVSCMQSIRRLFGFLPLNNCEDPPLRPCHDSEQRQDETLNSLVPENPNKPYDIKAIILKVVDDGDFMEVHERYAQNIVVGFARLGGKPVGFVANQPAVLAGVLDIDSSIKAARFVRFCDAFNIPLITLVDVPGFLPGTDQEWRGIIKHGAKLLYAYSEATVPKITVITRKAYGGAYDVMSSKHIRGDINYAWPSAEIAVMGPQGAVEIIFKREIEQAADPQAATAAKVEEYREKFASPYIAAERGYLDDIIEPAQTRPKLIAALHMLANKVDSNPKKKHGNIPL
- a CDS encoding TonB-dependent receptor; amino-acid sequence: MEQRRVLSTLVRFLFAGMVLLVPALVLAQSATLRGTVTDAESKEKLPGASVVVTAPGLSPTGAAADASGNFEVPNLPAGTYTVSVSFIGYERRVIANVTLAAGETRTLNLEVVPSGISLNPVIISASRRQEKVLEAPAAVSVLEATQIRGRAATSPTDYMRGLPAVDVSSNGIAQSNVVVRGFNNIFSGSLLSLVDNRYANVPSLRLNAYNFIPTSTEDISRIEIVSGPGSALYGPNSASGVMHIITRSPFESKGTTVSIGGGGRDFFNISQREPQGGRNIYMTSMRHAGVVGTKLGYKLSAQYYQGQDWVNYDPAEPATITPYRQTTTGNKPVSGPIENKRDFDVEKIAAEARLDYRLSDEATVILSGGYNRASNLEYTGIGAGIAKGWTYSYAQARFLYKNFFVQGFMNQSDAGDTYLLRDGALIVDNSKLYAGQIQHSTMLGRRQRFTYGADGILTRPDTDNTINGRNESDDNINEFGAYLQSETQLTNQLDLLLAARVDDHNRIKDPVFSPRAALVFKPDPSHNFRATYNRAFSTPSSLNLFLDISAGQDIFRFRQVGLQSAFPFDITTGARTQGVPETGFNFSRSANGLPRYRSPFAPLAGLSRNDYIDLNNPAFTNVMWGVGRGAVLAQLVPQFRGLLASQGLPAPAIDAITQQFLGIVPQQVTGVNNVMRVIDPTTGQSRVVQNVIDVGQIKETTTETYELGYKGIINEKLVVGVDVYHSRIKNFVGPLNNETPNVFLDPATLGANLGQQFGAALANPANAQLAAVLAALDNPALGLGGNGNGTPVDELATIFTSGAAQIPYGTATPQEANDPTAILLTYRNFGEVTLNGMDVNLTYYASPKWVFSGNYSFVTKNGFNLFKKPNRVIFRNLDGVADIALNAPGNKAALSVHYRSAQRGYDAEVRGRYVEGFPMDSGVFVGEVQTYTVVDFNFGYDLPFARGTRFSVNVQNLLDKEHREFIGAPALGRLILSRLTYSF
- a CDS encoding acyltransferase, coding for MARIVRAGLIQASLPLAAEAPLDKLKKAMIDKHVALIAQAAGKGVQVLCLQEIFYGPYFCAEEQTRWYQMAEPIPGGPTITLMRELAAKHKLILVVPIYEEDMPGVFYNTAAVLDETGAYLGKYRKNHIPHCHPGFWEKFYFKPGNLGYPVFTTSVGKIGVYICYDRHFPEGARALGLNGAEIVFNPSATVAGLSEYLWKLEQPAHAVANQYFVGAINRVGHEKPWDIGEFYGSSYFCDPRGRIIAQGSRDQDEVIVADLDLDQIREVRNVWQFFRDRRPESYGRLLE
- the corA gene encoding magnesium/cobalt transporter CorA, which translates into the protein MSRRSRRTQKKAGASPGTLVYVGEKKVDQPVVTLFVYNNERYQERRVERLEEVYPCRTNPPTSWINLTGLHEVRLLEKLGGHFKIHPLALEDIANTAQRPKLEEHGDHIFVALKLLKYDEPAGGITSQQVSIWMTSNYLLSFEENFEDVFDPLRERIRTAGSQVRRCGTDYLLYRLLDAVVDNYFLALDKLGERIDAVEDELIEQPTRDTLRAIYSLKRELLFLRKSTWPLREVISELTRIESPLIKDATLIFLRDVYDHTVRVIETIESYRDVAASMMDLYLSSLSHKMNEVIKVLTIISTIFIPLTFLAGVYGMNFNTATSPWNMPELNWYWGYPAVWLVMAAIGGAMLFFFKKRGWF